The genomic interval CGGACCACCAAAAAAGGATACAGCTTTAACAGTTGGGGTCTCAGTTTCATCCGttatttttgtaataattGCTCTATCCATTGccatttatttcattatcaAAATCAAGAACGCAGATGTGATTGAAGATTGGGAGCTGGAGATTGGACCTCAAAGATACCCTTACCAAGAACTCAAGCAAGCAACCAATGGCTTCAGTGACAAAACCTTACTTGGGCACGGTGGTTTTGGTAGAGTATACAAAGGAACACTTCGAAATGCAAAGACTGAAGTTGCTGTCAAGCGAATTTCTCATGAATCAAAGCAGGGTTTGCGTGAATTTTTATCAGAAATTGCCAGCATCGGAAGGCTTCGCCATCGAAACTTGGTTCAGTTGTTGGGGTGGTGCAGGAGAAGAGGTGATCTTCTTCTTGTCTATGATTTCATGGCTAATGGAAGCTTAGATAAGTTTTTGTTTGATGAACCACAAACAATCCTGAGTTGGGAGCAGAGATTCAGGATTATAAAGGGTGTTGCTTCTGGGCTTCTCTATTTACATGAAGGCTATGAACAAATTGTGGTTCATAGAGATGTTAAGGCCAGTAATGTGTTattagatgatgagatgaaTGGAAGATTAGGTGATTTTGGCCTGGCAAGATTGTATGAACACGGTTCAAATCCGGGGACAACTCGGGTGGTGGGCACATTGGGTTATCTAGCACCGGAGCTGCCCAAGACAGGAAAAGCCACAACAAGCTCCGATGTCTATGCTTTCGGTGCACTCTTGCTTGAGGTTGCCTGTGGGCGCAGGCCCCTAGAACCCAAGGCATTGCCTGAGGAATTAGTATTGGTTGATTGGGTATGGGAGAAGTTTAGACAAGGGATGGTCCTTGAGATGGTAGACACTCGGCTCAACGGCCAATACGATCAGGGTGAAATGTTGATGGTACTTAAACTAGGCCTAATCTGTTCGAATGATGTCCCTGTGGCACGCCCTAGCATGAGGCAAGTACTGAGGTTTCTCGACGGAGAGGCTGAACTACCGGAAAACTTGAGGCCACCGGGGGCATTCGACGGAGGGAAGGCTTTCGCAGAAGGGTTTGATGCTTTTGTGCATTCCCTCGCGTCCTCATCATTTGACAAAATGAGTTCATGTTCATTCATTGAAAACGGTAACGGCGGTACTAGCTTTGCTTCCCTTTCTACCTCCCCACTTTCCCTTCTTCGAGAAACTAGATAGAGTAATGTGATGGAAAGAGTGTTTcatctttgttttgtttttaccTAGGTTGAGCTGTATCATACACTAACCTTTGTCGAAAACTTTTACCAAAGGCAAAAAGACAACGATATTTCACATGTTACAGCACTCtgattcttcttctttcttcttcaaaggGCAAATTTTCTGTACTGACAATGCTTTTGGCCTAACGTGTAATGGCATTTATGAGTTGACGTAATGTCTACGTATTTTAATTATGTCTTGTAAACCTATGCTATTAAGTGTTATAAGAACGAAAGTAAACATGATAGGAATAATTAAACGTATTAAGATTTcaattatgaataaaaatatatctatTAAACGTGTAATATGATATATTTAACACATTTATTAAATGAGTCAAGAaatacaattaaattaaaatatatataattattaatgaaatataattttaacatttaaattttaaaaaataattattaaaacaataatatCCATCAACTATAATAAAATTGGCTATCATCATCaatcatattaaaatttactaccattatcatcaattataataaaagaaagtatttatCTAGAGATTTAAAGTAAATCATAATCTGTCATAAACATGTCAAATAGATATATTtacatgattaattaaataaattatgaaatatataaatatataataacataattaattaaatacatCTTAAACgaatttgacatgttaaagATACAAAATGGTATTGGTCGCATGCAAAATTATAAGTTCAGTCTTTTGTGATGTGTTAGGCGTGGAAGACAGTCAATATAATACTTTCCAGAGACCATCTTTTTCCTGCCcagtaaattaaaaaaaaaaaaaagaaaacgaaCCCTAAAAGCAATTGATCCCCCTTTTCTTTCCAACGGGTTGGTGGATTTTCTCAGGTTCGAGACTGGAAAAGGTTGGCCTGGTGGTTGATTCAACAGCACAAATAGCAGTTCTATATTCGAGTCTAGAACTCGTTGAAAAGATCAAAAGAAAGCCACGGAACTAGTGGAGTTGTCGTATTGGACATGcaatctctctctttccttttcaaaCCAAAGATAATATTAGCGTAACGATTGGGGTTCAAGTATTACTGATTCAGTCGTTTTTTCGAGTTTAAATTATGTGAATTTCAAAAGTATATGCAAACTAAACTATGTATATTTCCTGCATTTTCTAATGAATTACAGATTTGAAGTCTTTAATATTGATTGCCTAGTGGGATTGTGGTGGTTTGTTGTTTTCAAAAGGCAAAGACCCAAAGAGGAGAGCACCACAAATATCagccaaaacccaaaaatggTTGGAAAGGACCAGCAACCCCCAAAATTTCTGGCTAAACGTACAGAAAGAGAAGAatactttttcttgttttctggCATAGGAACAACGAAGATGAATGGGTAACCCAAACCTCCTCTAGGCCTTTTAGACCATTCCTTCAATACTTGACTTCACTGagatgagaaaatgaaacaataTTTCCAGGGACCACGTTTCTGTGATCTTTTTTTTCTGAAGTGGATCATCATTTTAGTGGGACTTATGACTTTTTCTCTATAAATCCGTCAATGCAGTTTGTCGCCCATCGTCACAATTCATCagttgaaaacaaaaaaatggcTAAGCTTCGTAATTCTGTTCAGAAATGATGGGAGCAGACATTATCAACGATACTGCAGATTTTGAACCATAATGCCACCACGAGTTATAAACATTGACTTGTGAAATTCCATGGTTCAAGGGATTTAACAATTCTCAGGGATAACATTTCTTTGACTTCAGAGTCAGATTATTATATTAGTTGATTTCCAAGTTTCAACCATGAATTGAACAGTTAGAACTTTCTCAAAATATCTTTGTGGGATCCCTTCACATGCCACTGTTAACACATGCCTTAAATGATCCACTTCCAGGAcccaaaagagaaaaggagcCAGGTCTGTGCATTTTGATTTGCTGATAGTTTGCTGTTCTGAATATAGCTATAATGGCTTTTTTATGACGGTTAAGAAACATTTGTCCATTTCTCAGGTTTCTTGGCTTCTCCATATATAGTGATGGTGTCATTACTAAGCAAATTCATTTTGGAGAGAAATCCATTGAATGGCACATGGAATTAATCGGTGAATATACTTAGTCCAGGTGCAATGGCTTTGTTATCTCACGTTTTAATGGATTCCTTTGGGATCATGCATGTATCTCATCACGTTTAtttaattcttcaaaattttttaatgtataagaATTCCTTTTCCTCATGTACTGAAATTCTGAGGCCCTGCTCTGCCAAGCATTTTGTTGGTATGAAGGAAACTTGCAGTTCATTCATATAATTGTACTAACAGAAAGAGAGAAGCAATAACAATGTATAACTCAAAGACAGCAATGGAAGATTACAACTGATGTGCAATTTACAAGCACTTTAAGAACAAATTAAGGGCCTGCAATTTCAAGAACTATGAAGTAGTAGTGGAGACAAGCTTCTTTTAGCCAATTCTTGGAGGCCTCTGCACTTTTCCTGAAGAGTCAAGGTACAATCGAACCCGACCTTGGTTGAAATCCATGGTAACAAAAGAATTAGCTTGGACCACCTGAATATGGACCCTTGGCATGTCTTCCCTTATCTTTGTCTCTGCTTCCTCTGGGGTCAGGCCTACTAACTCGGGCCATTCCATTTTTGGAGGAGTGTTTGATCCAAGCAAACACCCGTAAGTTCCTGCATCTCACACCTTATCAATAGTGAACCactaaatatcaaattatagCATAGCATATCGTTTAATTTTGAAGAGgatatatatttattcaaCTCCCAATCAAACAGGATAATCCGACCAAACATGAAGCGGACTAGTTGTCTAATCACTTGAATAATCAAATTTGCGAAACTGTTGATGTGAGAGAGACGGGAAGCAAACAACTTACTTAGTAAGACAGGTGTTGGATCTGTCGATTCACCAGGTTGCTTTTCAGAGGGCTGACTGTGCTGGTTCTCAGCCATGGTGAAAGCAATACTTGTTTGAAGGGCAAACTAGTTTAAATGTCCTCTTCCTGgttgatttattaaatttcCAAACATTGGTTTTGACACATGGAGAGTTCCAGGCAACTCCTTGACATGGCTGGCATAGAATTTGATAATTACTATGCGCTACAAGAAATAAACGATGCACCTTTCCTGCTAGGCCGGCTTGTTGATGTTGACTCTCATAAACATGGGTAATAAATGGCCGAAATGTATGAACCTTTAACCTGTGAATTCATCCACTTTGGGCTTCCAAGCCGAGGCTGAGCTTTGGAAACCGAATTGTCTTCAATTCATACTATTGggcttctttttttgttttctagaaTTCAACGGCGTTAGCTTCCATTAGTGATTAGCCTGCCAAAGGCCCAAAGTCTGTTTAGTCCATTAGAGATCcctaaaagattaaaaatgtCACAAACAAGTTCTTTCACACACTAACACACTCTTTCGTCTGTGTCGTCTGTCATTACAGCCAACTTTGAGTAAATTGACTACAATCCACATTTCTTTAGACTTTGGGTAGATATGATAgtgctttaaaaatattttaaaattttaaacaccAGTACATAAGCAAATCACGAGTGCCTgatctataatatatatgatagtgctttaaattatttttaaattttatctaaactcGTGACAAGTTAATAGTTTATTATTTGaatcttattcaaatttgACTATAGCATACCTTAAGCTTATTTAATCCAGTCTAATAATTTAAAGTATCCGGTTACAAGATAGGAAAGGTGCCTAACTCTGGCAAACTCCtttctaattttttgttaCGCTTAATTGTCCAATCTTGTAAAGGTAAATTTTGACAACAGTTATTTAATAACTGAGAAAATAGTAAACATATGTGAAACGTGATTCTGCAAAAATATTCCACCAGCACACGTTTTTACTTGCCTACTAGCAATAATATAGTTTCTGgattaaacatttttttaaagcatAAGCAATAAGATTAATGGGATTTGTTTTTCATGGCATTAGGCCAACACAATCACCAATTTAACATCATTATTTGTATTGAGAAAGGTGTTGGAAAATTGAAAGGATCCACAGCAGACATTTTGGACTTCTTTGTTATGCTCCAACTTATGTTGATGCTGGTCGGATTCACACCTCACCAGTGCAGAACATTCCAAGCAATCAAACCTACCGACCTCCCAGGCGACCATCAATGGGGAAGGTGTTTAGAGTGGGTGGAATGCCTTGACAAATACCAGGAGTATGATAATATAAGGGAAGTAAAGGTTGAGCCTTTGCCAGAAATTTCTATTTCAATGTCCAAGTAACATCTATACAAAAGCAAtgcattaaaatttatttaaaaatctgAGAAAAGTTTACAAATCATCGACCTCCTGAGAGCAGAGACTCTGCAACGGATGATGACTGGGAGAATCCCTTGTAAATAGAAGATGTATATGACATGGCAAAATCATCGAAGCCTTCTCGATGGGCAAATGCTAGGCCGCCGGAAGAGAGAGTAAGTGATGATATTTCCGGCAGAGGAATGTCTCCTTCTAAAAACTGGACACATTGGCGCATGGTTGGCCTTGCTTCAGGTTCTGAGTGGGAGCAGAGCAACCCAAGTTTTAAGACCAACTCGACTTCCTCTGCTACATAATCTGTACCCAGCTTAGGATCCTTTGCCTCAAGAATATCACCTTTGTACCAACAGGAATACACCCAGTCAATCAAAATTACATCTTCTGTTGGAGATTGTGCCTGTATTGGCCTTCTTCCACAGGCAACTTCAAGCAAAAATGCCCCGAAAGCAAACACATCGGTGAGTGGTGTGGCTTTCCCAGTTCTAGTATGCTCTGGAGCCAGATAACCAAGAGTTCCCACAATACGAGTTGTTTGTGGATCTTTACCATGATCATATAATCTTGCAAGGCCAAAATCTCCCAATCTTCCGTTCAATTCTCCATCTAACAAGACATTACTAGCCTTAACATCTCTGTGAATCACCACCTGCTCCCATTCTTCATGTAAATAAAACAATCCTGATGCTACACCTTTGATAACTCTGAATCTTTGTCTCCAATTAAGGGTGACGTTTGGCTGGTCATACAAGTACTTATCCAGACTTCCATTAGGCATGTAGTCATAGACCAAAAGCAGCTCACCTTTACGCCGGCAATAGCCCAAGAGCTTAACTAAATTCCGGTGCCGGAGACGACCGATGCTTACAATTTCTGCTACAAATTCCTTCATCCCTTGCCTTGATTCATGTGAGACTCTTTTCACTGCAATCTCAAGTTTACTGGTCGGTAAAACTCCTCTATAAACCCTTCCAAATCCGCCAGCGCCCACCAGCTCCTTGTCTTTGAATCCTTTTGTTGCAACATACAGATCTTTATACTTGAATCTATGAGGCCCATACTCAAGCTCCCAATCTTCAACAACTTCAGCAAacttccttttccttcttatGAAATAAGCTACACCGGAAACTGCTGCCAGAACCAAACTCACTAAAATCAAAGGCAACCCAATTGTCAAAAATCTTGATCTTTTCTTTCGTCCTAACCGAGGAAGCTTGGGAAGTTGAGACAGGGTAAGCTCCTGCGCCTGACCATTAATCTTAAAACTCCAACCCAAAACATAATGCGATGTCAGAACAGAACCAGTTGACGATGAAAAACCAACATACATCTCATTGTTaagaattgaagaaagatcACGAGACAAAGACAAAAGTGGAGTCTTGGGTTTGGGAACATTAATTGGAGCCAAAGTAACGTCCATTCTCTTCTCTAAACCATGATATTCAACCCAAACTTGCATCCGTTGCCCACTGATCAGAGTCAGGTTTCTAAACTGACGGGTGCCATCCTCATAATATCCAGCTGGAAAAGATTTATCGGACTTCAACCCATTAATATCAATCCCAACGTGATTTTCATTGATGTCAGCAAACTCGTTACTTTGTATCGTATCGAGTTCTACAGCAACAACATGATTCGCAGCATTACCCTTGTTGGAATCGTTGAAGAGTCCGAGAAACTGGCTCGGAAGAGTTCCGGGGAGGCCCCTGGTGGGTGCAATCACGAAAGCGATTCCGTGACCGCTGAGATTCGGATATTCAGAGATGATAGCGAAGACAAAGGTCGCGGCGAAGGAAAAAACTGAACCGTTCGTTGAATTCTTGAAGTTTACAGGGTTAGGGTAGAAAGCCTGACCTTTTTGTCGCCAGGTTTCATTGGTGAGCTTTAGAAGTCCATTGGAAGTGAACTTCGCGATGCCATCAAGGCTTAGCTTTGAGGACCGGAAGCCATTGTAGATGAAATCAACATCGCAGGCGGCTGCGAAGCTTATCAGAAGAGCTAGCAGAACTGTAAACCTGAAACACATGGCCACAGTCTGCTAGCTTGCCCTGTTCTTCTCTTCCTCTTTGGTTTCTTGCCTTGTGTATTCTCGATCAACAGTACTTGAGATCAGTACGAGAGTTCATAGAATCTGCCAATCATCAACCGTTCAAGAACTTGACCCCTTGGTTTGACAAATGTAGCCAGTCAAGTAAAGTCACCAtagcaaaaaattaaaaaaaataaaataaaataaaattaagttgGTTATTATGAAACTTGGGGCTGAAGTTTCAAATTTGAAGAtgtaattgaaattatttaattgagTTCAATTAGTCAAAATCAAATTGTAGTttaaatttactatttaacatgaatatttgtttatttatacataattataaaagaaatattataaATACATTAAATCGAAAAGACTCAATTAATTCGAGAATTAAAATActcaaattataattttattattattagaatattattttaaaaaattttaataatataaaaattattaaaacaataatatCCATCAACtataataaaattgatttacTACCATTATCATCAActataataaaagaaagtatttatCTAAAGATTTTAGTAGATCACAATCTGTCATAAACATATCAAATAGATATATTTACAAGGTTAATTAAATAAGTATAATAAACGAGTTATGAATTATATGGatattcaataacatgattaattaaatatattttaaacaaatttggCATGTTTAAGATGCAAAATGGTATTGGTCGCATGCAAAATTATAAGTTCAGTCTTATTGGCTAAAAGTAATGGAAGAGGTGATATGTTAGGCGTGGAAGACAGTCAATATAATACTTTCCAGAGACCATCTTTTTCCGGCCcagtaaattaaaaagaagaaaccaaACCCTAAAAGCAATTGATTCCCCTTTTCTTTCCAACGGGTTGGTGGATTTTCTGAGGTTCGAGACTGGAAAAGGTGGGCCTGGTGGTTGGTGGTTGATTCAACAGCACAATAGCGGTTCTATATTCGAGTCTAGAACTCGTTGAAAAGATCAAAAGAAAGCCATGGAACTTGTGGAGTTGTTATATTGGACaagcaatctctctctttccttgTTAAACCAAGACAATATTAGCGTAACGATTCGGGTTCAAGTATTACTGATTCAGTCGTTTTTCGAGTTTAAATTATgtgaatttcaaaaatatatgcaaactaaACTATGTATATCTCCTGTATTTTCTAATGAATTACAGATTTGAAGTCTTTAATCTTGCCTAGTGGGATTGTGGTGGTTTGTTGTTGTCAAAAGGCAAAGACCCAAAGAGGAGAGCACCACAAATATCagtcaaaactcaaaaatggTTGGAAAGGACCGGCAACCCCCAAAATTTCTGGCTAAGCGTacagaaagagaagaagacttttcttgttttctggAATAGGAACAACGAAGATGAATGGGTACCCAAACTTCCTCTAGGCCTTTTAGACCATTCCTTCAATACTTGACTTCACTGagatgagaaaatgaaacaataTTTCCAGGGACCACGTTTCTGTGATCTTTTTTTTCTGTAATGGATCATCATTTTAGTGGGATTTTATGACTTTTTCTCTATAAATCCGTCAATGCAGTTTGTCGGCCATCGTCACAATTCATCagttgaaaacaaaaaaatggcTAAGCTTCGTATTTCTGTACAGATATGATGGGAGCATACATTATCAACGATACTGCAGATTTTGAACCATAATGCCATCACGAGTTGTAAACATAGACTTGTGAAATTCCATGGTTCAGGGGATTTAACAGTTCACAGGGATAACATTTCTTTGACTTCAGAGTCAGATTATTATATTAGTTGATTTCCAAGTTTCAACCATGATTTGAACAGTTAGAACTTTCTCAAAACATCTTTGTGGAATCCCTTCACATGCCACTGTTAACACATGCCTTAGATGATCCATTTCCAGgacccaaaaaagaaaaggagctAGGTCTGTGCATTTTGATTTGCTCATAGTTTGCAGTTCTGAATATAGCTACAATGGCTTTTTTATGATGGTAAAGAAACATTTGTCCATTTCTCAGGTTTCTTGGCTCCTCCATATATAGTGATGGTGTCATTACTAAGCAAATTCATTTTGGAGAGAAATCCATTGAATGGCACATGGAATTAATCGGTGAATATACTTAGTCCAGGTGCAATGGCTTTGTTATCTCACGTTTTAGTGGATTTCTTTGGGATCATGCATGTATCTCATCACgtttatttaattctttaaatttttttaatgtataagaATTCCTTTTCCTCATGTAGGGAAATTCTGAGGCCCTGCTCTGCCAAGCATTTTGTTGGTATGAAGGAAATTTGCAGTTCATTCATATAATTGTACTAACAGAAAGAGAGAAGCAATAACAATGTATAACTCAAAGACAGCAATGGAAGATTACAACTGATGCGCAATTTACAAGcacattaagaacaaatttagGGCCTGCAATTTCAAGAACTATGAAATAGTATTGGAGAC from Theobroma cacao cultivar B97-61/B2 chromosome 5, Criollo_cocoa_genome_V2, whole genome shotgun sequence carries:
- the LOC18597709 gene encoding L-type lectin-domain containing receptor kinase S.4, coding for MAYFLPLLSTLFFLLISSSSSQPTELYFPGFKDINPNNLTLTGIAQIEKNGILCVTNDTSRLIGHAFYSSPFRFKNSSNGQAFSFSTSFALAIVPEYPKLGGHGLAFTITASKDLKALPSQYLGILNATDMGNFSNHLVAVEFDTVQDFEFQDINDNHIGIDLNSLDSNASAPASYYTDGSTKQNLTLKSGKPIQAWIDYDSVEHVINVTIAPNSTRPRLPILSFHVDLSPYFQEFMYVGFSASTGLLASSHYILGWSFKINGQAQALDLSSLPLLPGPPKKDTALTVGVSVSSVIFVIIALSIAIYFIIKIKNADVIEDWELEIGPQRYPYQELKQATNGFSDKTLLGHGGFGRVYKGTLRNAKTEVAVKRISHESKQGLREFLSEIASIGRLRHRNLVQLLGWCRRRGDLLLVYDFMANGSLDKFLFDEPQTILSWEQRFRIIKGVASGLLYLHEGYEQIVVHRDVKASNVLLDDEMNGRLGDFGLARLYEHGSNPGTTRVVGTLGYLAPELPKTGKATTSSDVYAFGALLLEVACGRRPLEPKALPEELVLVDWVWEKFRQGMVLEMVDTRLNGQYDQGEMLMVLKLGLICSNDVPVARPSMRQVLRFLDGEAELPENLRPPGAFDGGKAFAEGFDAFVHSLASSSFDKMSSCSFIENGNGGTSFASLSTSPLSLLRETR
- the LOC18597710 gene encoding subtilisin inhibitor CLSI-I; translated protein: MAENQHSQPSEKQPGESTDPTPVLLRTYGCLLGSNTPPKMEWPELVGLTPEEAETKIREDMPRVHIQVVQANSFVTMDFNQGRVRLYLDSSGKVQRPPRIG
- the LOC18597711 gene encoding L-type lectin-domain containing receptor kinase IV.1, which encodes MCFRFTVLLALLISFAAACDVDFIYNGFRSSKLSLDGIAKFTSNGLLKLTNETWRQKGQAFYPNPVNFKNSTNGSVFSFAATFVFAIISEYPNLSGHGIAFVIAPTRGLPGTLPSQFLGLFNDSNKGNAANHVVAVELDTIQSNEFADINENHVGIDINGLKSDKSFPAGYYEDGTRQFRNLTLISGQRMQVWVEYHGLEKRMDVTLAPINVPKPKTPLLSLSRDLSSILNNEMYVGFSSSTGSVLTSHYVLGWSFKINGQAQELTLSQLPKLPRLGRKKRSRFLTIGLPLILVSLVLAAVSGVAYFIRRKRKFAEVVEDWELEYGPHRFKYKDLYVATKGFKDKELVGAGGFGRVYRGVLPTSKLEIAVKRVSHESRQGMKEFVAEIVSIGRLRHRNLVKLLGYCRRKGELLLVYDYMPNGSLDKYLYDQPNVTLNWRQRFRVIKGVASGLFYLHEEWEQVVIHRDVKASNVLLDGELNGRLGDFGLARLYDHGKDPQTTRIVGTLGYLAPEHTRTGKATPLTDVFAFGAFLLEVACGRRPIQAQSPTEDVILIDWVYSCWYKGDILEAKDPKLGTDYVAEEVELVLKLGLLCSHSEPEARPTMRQCVQFLEGDIPLPEISSLTLSSGGLAFAHREGFDDFAMSYTSSIYKGFSQSSSVAESLLSGGR